In one Anaerolineae bacterium genomic region, the following are encoded:
- a CDS encoding SRPBCC family protein has translation MAHLKQHIIIRAPVEKVYAFARDPLRWATFWVGLSEPEELTGQGEVGTVVKHSYLMAGVRFPVTSRVLEDYFGPEGGRWKGSIEGPLAGKQTWTYTPQADGTEVAVDIEYTVPGSALGKIADRLVIERMQERALEQTLENLKMLCEAE, from the coding sequence ATGGCACACTTGAAACAACACATTATCATACGCGCCCCGGTCGAGAAGGTCTATGCTTTTGCTCGGGACCCGCTCCGCTGGGCCACCTTCTGGGTTGGGCTCAGCGAGCCTGAGGAGCTGACGGGTCAGGGGGAAGTCGGCACAGTGGTGAAGCACAGCTACTTAATGGCCGGCGTGCGCTTTCCCGTCACCAGCCGCGTGCTGGAGGATTACTTTGGCCCCGAGGGCGGGCGATGGAAGGGCAGTATCGAGGGCCCGCTGGCCGGCAAGCAAACATGGACCTACACGCCGCAAGCGGACGGCACAGAAGTGGCGGTGGACATCGAGTATACTGTGCCCGGCTCAGCGCTCGGCAAGATTGCTGATCGCCTGGTTATCGAGCGCATGCAAGAACGCGCGCTGGAACAGACCCTGGAAAACCTGAAAATGCTGTGTGAAGCGGAGTAG